A stretch of Oreochromis aureus strain Israel breed Guangdong linkage group 11, ZZ_aureus, whole genome shotgun sequence DNA encodes these proteins:
- the wnt4b gene encoding wingless-type MMTV integration site family, member 4b isoform X1, translating to MPTVSTVNLTAPLLLLLLWATHPTMATNWLSLARLPRSRPVSGAAPCARLRGLTPGQVGVCRARGEVMESVRKAAEMVIEECQHQFRNRRWNCSTTPRGINVFGRVMNQGTREAAFVHALSSAAVAVAVTRACTRGELERCGCDRKVRGVSPEGFQWSGCSDNLSYGVAFSQTFVDEPERAKGLSAGRPLMNLHNNEAGRKAILHNMQVECKCHGVSGSCELRTCWKVMPPFRRVGVVLKERFDGATEVRLTRIGSRTALLPRDSQVKPPAARDLVYLAPSPDFCRLDPENGIPGTAGRRCNGTSRLAPDGCELVCCGPGYKAGRAEVVQRCSCKFSWCCSVRCQQCKNTVTIHTCRV from the exons ATGCCAACTGTCTCCACTGTCAATCTCACGGCaccactcctcctcctgttgCTATGGGCAACCCACCCCACCATGGCAACCAATTGGCT CTCCCTGGCGAGGCTGCCCCGCTCCCGGCCTGTGTCTGGTGCTGCCCCATGTGCACGGCTGAGGGGGCTGACCCCAGGCCAGGTGGGGGTGTGCAGAGCACGGGGGGAGGTCATGGAGTCTGTACGCAAGGCAGCAGAGATGGTCATAGAAGAG TGCCAGCACCAGTTCAGGAATCGCCGCTGGAATTGTTCCACCACCCCACGTGGGATCAATGTATTTGGCAGAGTGATGAACCAAG GCACTCGTGAGGCAGCCTTTGTGCACGCTCTGTCCTCAGCAGCTGTGGCGGTTGCGGTGACCCGAGCCTGCACCCGCGGGGAGCTGGAGAGGTGTGGCTGTGACAGGAAGGTCAGGGGGGTCAGCCCGGAGG GTTTCCAGTGGTCAGGGTGCAGTGACAACCTGTCCTATGGTGTGGCTTTCTCTCAGACATTTGTGGATGAACCGGAGCGAGCCAAGGGGCTGTCAGCAGGCCGGCCGCTCATGAACCTCCACAACAACGAGGCCGGTCGAAAG GCTATCCTTCATAACATGCAGGTTGAGTGTAAATGTCACGGTGTGTCTGGGTCCTGTGAGCTGAGGACCTGCTGGAAGGTCATGCCTCCATTCAGGCGTGTGGGCGTTGTGCTCAAGGAACGTTTTGATGGAGCCACAGAG GTCCGCCTGACACGTATTGGCTCCAGGACGGCCTTGCTCCCCCGAGATTCACAGGTCAAACCCCCTGCTGCCAGAGATCTTGTGTATCTTGCACCCTCCCCAGATTTCTGCCGTCTCGACCCTGAAAATGGTATTCCTGGGACTGCAGGTAGAAGATGTAACG gAACGTCTCGGCTGGCACCAGATGGTTGCGAGCTGGTGTGTTGCGGGCCAGGCTACAAAGCAGGCCGGGCTGAGGTGGTGCAGCGCTGCTCCTGCAAGTTTTCCTGGTGCTGCTCGGTGCGTTGCCAGCAGTGCAAGAATACGGTCACCATTCACACCTGTAGAGTGTAA
- the wnt4b gene encoding wingless-type MMTV integration site family, member 4b isoform X2: MRKREFVCHAITFKSSLARLPRSRPVSGAAPCARLRGLTPGQVGVCRARGEVMESVRKAAEMVIEECQHQFRNRRWNCSTTPRGINVFGRVMNQGTREAAFVHALSSAAVAVAVTRACTRGELERCGCDRKVRGVSPEGFQWSGCSDNLSYGVAFSQTFVDEPERAKGLSAGRPLMNLHNNEAGRKAILHNMQVECKCHGVSGSCELRTCWKVMPPFRRVGVVLKERFDGATEVRLTRIGSRTALLPRDSQVKPPAARDLVYLAPSPDFCRLDPENGIPGTAGRRCNGTSRLAPDGCELVCCGPGYKAGRAEVVQRCSCKFSWCCSVRCQQCKNTVTIHTCRV, encoded by the exons ATGAGAAAGAGGGAGTTTGTTTGTCATGCTATAACTTTTAAAAG CTCCCTGGCGAGGCTGCCCCGCTCCCGGCCTGTGTCTGGTGCTGCCCCATGTGCACGGCTGAGGGGGCTGACCCCAGGCCAGGTGGGGGTGTGCAGAGCACGGGGGGAGGTCATGGAGTCTGTACGCAAGGCAGCAGAGATGGTCATAGAAGAG TGCCAGCACCAGTTCAGGAATCGCCGCTGGAATTGTTCCACCACCCCACGTGGGATCAATGTATTTGGCAGAGTGATGAACCAAG GCACTCGTGAGGCAGCCTTTGTGCACGCTCTGTCCTCAGCAGCTGTGGCGGTTGCGGTGACCCGAGCCTGCACCCGCGGGGAGCTGGAGAGGTGTGGCTGTGACAGGAAGGTCAGGGGGGTCAGCCCGGAGG GTTTCCAGTGGTCAGGGTGCAGTGACAACCTGTCCTATGGTGTGGCTTTCTCTCAGACATTTGTGGATGAACCGGAGCGAGCCAAGGGGCTGTCAGCAGGCCGGCCGCTCATGAACCTCCACAACAACGAGGCCGGTCGAAAG GCTATCCTTCATAACATGCAGGTTGAGTGTAAATGTCACGGTGTGTCTGGGTCCTGTGAGCTGAGGACCTGCTGGAAGGTCATGCCTCCATTCAGGCGTGTGGGCGTTGTGCTCAAGGAACGTTTTGATGGAGCCACAGAG GTCCGCCTGACACGTATTGGCTCCAGGACGGCCTTGCTCCCCCGAGATTCACAGGTCAAACCCCCTGCTGCCAGAGATCTTGTGTATCTTGCACCCTCCCCAGATTTCTGCCGTCTCGACCCTGAAAATGGTATTCCTGGGACTGCAGGTAGAAGATGTAACG gAACGTCTCGGCTGGCACCAGATGGTTGCGAGCTGGTGTGTTGCGGGCCAGGCTACAAAGCAGGCCGGGCTGAGGTGGTGCAGCGCTGCTCCTGCAAGTTTTCCTGGTGCTGCTCGGTGCGTTGCCAGCAGTGCAAGAATACGGTCACCATTCACACCTGTAGAGTGTAA